The following coding sequences lie in one Rutidosis leptorrhynchoides isolate AG116_Rl617_1_P2 chromosome 4, CSIRO_AGI_Rlap_v1, whole genome shotgun sequence genomic window:
- the LOC139841894 gene encoding G-type lectin S-receptor-like serine/threonine-protein kinase LECRK3 codes for MVPSGSKVELTNGSGLVLSDPEGKQVWTSGSISDLSYGFMNDTGNFVIVGSDSRKIWESFNNPADTMLPTQVMDRGGVISSKMSKTNFSTGKFQLRLLPDGNLVLNSLDIFSGDADDAYYMTGTNDASDSTNSGYQYIFNATGYLYILRSNGEIYDVTPRDSLPSGDYYHRATLDSDGVFTQYYYPKKFTGDILWKVIWFVPENICGEDGSSACGLNNVCSLENNRIKCECPPGFTLLDSNIPMGDCKPDFVPSCDGDYGEEQFDFIELPNIDWPKSDYVRMNPSNEEACKSSYLKDCFCAVTVFRDGQCWKKQIPLSNGRKESSVYVKAFLKFRKGNHSLQSYPELLRENKNQRSLILLGSALLSTSAFVIILLTSVIYDGFIRVQQKKSQNPISSSKAVEASLPRITYQELVKATNGFKDELGKGAFGAVYKGVLGTKTITVKKLHSLIQDVQKEFKTEVNTIARTNHKNLVQLLGYCDEGEQRLLIYEYMSNGTLASFLFEKDT; via the coding sequence ATGGTCCCTAGTGGCTCGAAAGTCGAGTTAACAAATGGGAGTGGGCTCGTACTTAGTGATCCCGAAGGAAAACAGGTTTGGACTTCAGGGTCCATATCCGACCTTTCTTATGGTTTTATGAACGATACCGGCAACTTTGTGATTGTCGGTAGCGATTCACGCAAGATATGGGAGAGTTTTAATAATCCGGCAGATACCATGTTGCCTACTCAGGTTATGGACAGAGGAGGAGTGATTAGTTCAAAGATGAGCAAAACAAACTTCTCAACTGGCAAATTTCAGTTACGTTTGCTTCCAGATGGGAATCTTGTTCTTAATTCTCTCGATATTTTTTCTGGTGATGCTGATGATGCTTACTATATGACTGGTACTAATGATGCCTCCGATTCAACCAATTCTGGTTACCAATATATTTTTAATGCCACGGGATACTTGTATATATTAAGAAGTAACGGTGAAATATATGATGTTACTCCAAGAGATTCACTTCCTTCTGGAGATTATTATCATAGAGCTACTCTTGATTCTGATGGAGTTTTTACCCAATATTATTACCCTAAAAAATTTACTGGCGATATTCTCTGGAAAGTTATATGGTTTGTTCCGGAAAATATATGTGGAGAAGATGGTAGCAGTGCTTGTGGACTAAATAATGTTTGCAGCCTTGAAAATAACCGGATAAAATGTGAATGCCCACCGGGGTTTACATTGCTCGATTCTAATATCCCGATGGGTGACTGCAAGCCTGATTTTGTTCCGAGCTGTGATGGAGATTATGGGGAAGAGCAATTTGATTTCATTGAGCTCCCTAATATTGATTGGCCTAAATCTGATTATGTGCGCATGAACCCATCTAACGAAGAAGCCTGCAAAAGTTCTTATTTGAAAGATTGTTTCTGTGCTGTTACAGTTTTCAGGGACGGTCAATGTTGGAAGAAGCAAATTCCACTTTCCAATGGAAGGAAGGAATCTTCAGTTTATGTGAAGGCATTTTTGAAATTTAGAAAAGGTAATCATTCTCTTCAAAGCTATCCTGAATTATTAAGAGAAAATAAAAATCAGAGAAGTTTGATATTACTCGGATCAGCCCTGTTAAGCACATCTGCTTTTGTAATCATATTATTAACTAGTGTGATTTATGACGGATTTATTCGAGTCCAACAAAAGAAATCACAAAATCCAATCTCAAGTAGTAAAGCTGTCGAAGCCAGTCTGCCACGTATTACATATCAAGAGCTAGTCAAAGCTACTAACGGGTTTAAAGATGAACTGGGAAAGGGAGCTTTCGGGGCAGTTTATAAAGGTGTATTAGGGACAAAAACCATAACTGTTAAAAAGTTGCATTCTTTGATTCAGGATGTACAAAAGGAATTTAAAACAGAGGTGAACACAATAGCAAGGACTAATCACAAAAATTTGGTGCAGCTTCTTGGATATTGTGATGAAGGTGAGCAGAGGCTACTGATTTACGAGTACATGAGCAACGGAACCCTAGCGAGCTTTTTATTTGAAAAAGATACATGA